The bacterium genomic interval GCAGGATGTCCTGCGAATCCCCGACTCCATCGCTCACCCCGGTGGTCGAGGATCCTGGTCAGTCGGACGTCGAGGGTGAGATCCGGAGCGCGACTGAGGACGGGTCTGCCATGATCGAGCGAGGCGCTGCCCGCCAGACCCCCATACGGTTAGCAGGACTTACGAGGATTCTGTGGAAAATGACTGATGTCAGATGTCTAACAAAGCCTTGCGGCGACTTCACACACGCGACCGGCGAACATTGCCGGACCTGGTACGCGAAGCCGTTCTCGAAGTGATCGCCGATCGGCACTTGAAGCCGGGTGACCAGTTGCTCCCCGAACCGGCGCTGGCGGCGATGCTGGCCGTGAGTCGCGCGACGCTGCGAGAGGCGATTCGGATGCTCGAGTTAGAAGGAGTGCTCCTGCGGACTCGCGGAGTCGGCACTTTCGTCGCCGGCGCGCCGTTCCTACGGAACAACCTCAACGCGAACTTCGGGGTGACCGACCTCATTCGGTCCGAGGGGCACGTGCCTGGGACCGTCGACCGGACCGCCAAGATTACCCTTCCAACGGCAACGGTGCGGACCGCGCTCGGCCTTGCCGAGGGCGCACAGGCTGTTGTGATCGAACGCACTCGCACGGCAGACGGTCGTCCGGTTGTGCGTTCGACTGACATCTTGCCAACGGCGTTGATACCGGCCGGCGTCGACCCCCTCACGGTGGGTGAGGAGTCTTTGTACAAGTGGTTGCAGACCCGATGCGGCGTGATCATTCACCATGGGGTCGCGCGAATCCAATCGGTCGCGGCGACCGCGCCGCTTGCCAACCTTCTCAACGTTCGGCGCGGTACACCGCTTTTGCTGTTGGAACAGGTGGACTATGCGGGCGACAACCGCCCCGCATTGTACTCGCTCGAGTATCACGTTTCGGACGCGTTCGAGGTCACAATTCAACGCGCAGGGCCAAGGAGAGGATGATGAGCACCGGCAAAGCGTTGCGCCTGGGACGGCTGATTGACGCGCAGACGAACACATGTGTCGTGTGCGCGTTGGACCACGCGATGACGTCGCCCGTCTTGTTGACGGGGTTGGTTGACATTCGGGCCCGAACTCGTGACGCGGTGGAGGGGGGCGCCAACGTGTTCATGCTGGCCCCGGGCCTGCTGGACCAGGTGGTGCAGGAATTTCGCAGCACGACCGCACTCGCGCTCATGCTCACCGCTTCCGCCGCCGGCCGACCCAGCGGGGCGGTGGTCACTCCGATCAACTCGGTAGAGTGGGCCCTTCGCGCGGGCGCCGACGCGGTGGTCGCGTACGTGGCGCTCGCGGGCGAGAACGAGCCGGCGATCATCTCCTACGTGTCACAGCTGGCCGAAGCCTGCGACCGGTGGGGGATGCCGTTCATCGCCGAGGCTGAGTGGCCGAACGCGTATGCGGGCCCGACGGATGTCGGAGGGACCCTGGGCATCGACTACCTGCTCCGCAACGCCCGGTTGTGCGCCGAGCTCGGCGCAGACATCGTGAAGGTGAATTGGAGTGGGGATGCGGAGTCGTTTGGTCGGATCGTCGAGGCGACGCGTCGGCCCGTGATCCTCGCCGGCGGCACGGTTCTGAGCGATGCGGAACTGCTTGGTCGAATGGAACAAGCTGTCGGCGTGGGGGCGATCGGATGCTCGGTCGGGCGCAACATCTTCGAGCATCCGTCTCCGCGTGGGATCACGCGGGCGCTCTGCCGGGTGATCCGGGAGCGCTGGACAGCGCGCCAAGCGCTCGACGAGCTTCGCGCGACCGTTGGTGCCCAATGCCGCTAACGAACCTCGCCCCGTTGCTCTCGCATGCGCGGACCGGCGGCTACGCCGTGGGCGCGTTCAGCACTGTCGACCTAGACCTTCCCCAGGTGATCATCG includes:
- a CDS encoding GntR family transcriptional regulator produces the protein MPDLVREAVLEVIADRHLKPGDQLLPEPALAAMLAVSRATLREAIRMLELEGVLLRTRGVGTFVAGAPFLRNNLNANFGVTDLIRSEGHVPGTVDRTAKITLPTATVRTALGLAEGAQAVVIERTRTADGRPVVRSTDILPTALIPAGVDPLTVGEESLYKWLQTRCGVIIHHGVARIQSVAATAPLANLLNVRRGTPLLLLEQVDYAGDNRPALYSLEYHVSDAFEVTIQRAGPRRG